A segment of the Nostoc sp. TCL26-01 genome:
GGGGAGTCTGCCTTGATTTCTGAAAATTACGTAGGGTGTGTTGTCACGCAGTGCAACGCACCAAATTCAGGGTTGCGGTGCGTTAGACTGAAGTCTTGAAGAAGAATTCAGAAGTCAGAAATTACGCACCCTACAAATACTTAATTTTATTCAAAAATCAAATCAGATTTGATTCCTATATACAGGATTTTCACTAATAAAATAATAAGAAAAAGTTATCACCATATTACTAAGAAATAGAATATTTCTAAATGAAAAATATTCATTTTGCCTGCAAAAATATGTATTCTCAAATACATCAGCATTAAAGAACTATTAATTCTTCTATCTAGTGGGATATTTCCTGGTGTGACAGTAGATAGTTAGAAGAAAAAGTCCGCATATCAGCTAGATTGAATCAATAGTTTTTTCAGATCAAGGAGAGGTTTTTATGGTGCTAGACTCACAGATTGAAGCAAGTTCCCATGAGTTTCCTAAGCAGCTAGATATTGCTAAGGTTGCTGTTTATGGATTAAGCATTTTATCAGCAGGAATGTTTATGTTCTTGCCCTTTTTTAATCTCTTACATCCTAGTCCTTGGCAGCGATGGCTTGGAACAATTCATGGCTTTGGTGCATTGTTAGCCACAGTTGTCGCTGTGTACACGGGGCATTTAGCTTTTCCTTTATTGAGAGGAGTTAGTAAAATTTTGCCCCAGATGCGTACCCTGACATTTTGGTCAACTATTATCACTTTTTTAGGGATAGCTACAGGTAATTTGGCATATATGCGTTACCGTGCTGGCATGGAATTTGGAGGTGCAAGGGCATGGCTAAAGGAAAATTCACCATTAGGACAATATGTTCTCATGGAGTATCACGAATTTAGTGTTTTGTTTACTTTGCCTTTAGGAGTAGCTTGTACTTGGATTTTATGGAAGTACGGTGATGCAATTTTAGAGAAGCAAAACCGTCCAGTTTTAACAGCTACTTGTGTAGCTTTAATGGCAATGATGTTTTTTGCAATGGGTGGATTAGTCACAGGTTTAGGTGTGGCCAAAATCCACGCTTTGTAAGCAAATATTTGAGGATAGTGTAATGGTGAGACAAATTTCTGAACCTATTTATAGTCGATTTTGGAATTATTTGAAGAGGTTTCCGCGAACTTTAGCGGAGGGTTCACAAAATCCACCTCATAGTTCTGGGTTAGCGGCAGCAGCATTAATTAGTGCGGGGATTGGCTGTTTCACAATGATGGTAATTCATCACTTATCAGACACATCTAAAGCTAGAGAAAAAATGATTTGGGAGTTGGGGAAATGGATACCAGGAAGTGATAACCCTAGCAAGTTATGGGGCAATATTGGCAGTTATACAGGTAAGGAAACAATGTTGTTGCTGGGTTGGCTAATTAGTTGGGCGATTTTATCTATGCTTTGGCACAACAAACAGATTAAATCGAGAACCATCTTTTTTTGGATGTCTGTGTTAATTATTGCGGCTACGGCAATGAGTTGGCATCCCTTATTTCCCTATCTGCCGTTGAGTTAACTAGAAAGAGTGGAGAACGAGAATTATGGAATTAGAAAAGAGATACATATCAAGCAAACAACTGCATAAATATGTCTGGATGTTGGTGGGAGTTTTTGCACTCATGGCTATGACATTCCCGACAGCGATGATGCGCGTTAGTCAAAAAGAAAAATTTCACGGTTATCATGTGAAATCTTTGCCAATTGACGGTAAGTTTGCTGTGTCTGAAAAGTAAAGACTCCCTGTCGTCTTAAGGTTTTAGACAAACACGGAGTCTAGTTGGTTTTTTGTGTTTTTGTGTTTTGATTCCCAGGTTAATACCTGGGAATTGCCAAAACTAGGCTATTGCCTAATCTAAATTATAAATCTCAGAGTTTTCTAAGTTACTCAGTAAGTTCAAAAATATCGTTAAATTTAACTGGAAGTTGTGGGAATTAGTTGATAAATTCTATCATTTATGATAAATCATCATAATATCTATTGCAAAAATATATCAAGTTTCCTGCTTGGCAATAGCTGAAAAATTAGCAATTTTTAGCTTTTAATTCCCTTTAGGCGCAAAAATGATGAAATCTCGTTACATCTGTTTGGCTGTGGCTGCTTGTGTCATTGTTTCTCTCAGTTCCTGCACTGGTGGAACACCAACAGCAGAAAATTCGCCACCAGCTACTGTCAACTCTACAACTCAGACAACCGAGGCTGTGAATCATAGTAGTCATGGTAGTAAAGCCAAAATTAATATCAATGATGCTATCTTGTCGGAGTTGGATAAGTTTGAAGCCAAATTAGGTGTACCAGCTTTATCAAACAAAATTCAAGCTAATCGCCCTTACGGTAGCCCAGAAGATTTAGTCACTAAGAAGGTAATCACTCAAGAGCAGTTTGACCAGATTAAAGACATGGTAACTGTGCAAGAGGTGGTGTTAACGGGTGAGGCTAAGGACGTTGACTATATGACCAAAATGGGGTTAATGAAAGGTCATATGTTAGTTGCAAAAGAACTGCTTGATCAAAATCAGCCAAAACAAGCCGAACCCCATATAGGACACCCGGTAGAAGAGATTTATGTGGATGTCGAAGAACAACTTAATGAACGTAAAGTTAAGGAATTTAAGACTACTTTGGTGAGTTTGCAAGATTTGGTCAAATCTCAGCCCAAAGATGCGAAAGTCAAGACTAATTTTACTGCTTCCGTGCAGGCAATTGATGGTGCGATCGCTGCCTTACCAGAAGCCCAACGTACCAAACCGGGATTTATCTTGCAAGTGGTTAACGGCTTGTTGGATGCAGCTAACTCCGAGTATGGAGCAGCGATCGCTAATGGTAAAATAGCTGCGGCAATTGAATATCAGGACTCTCGTGGTTTTGTCGTCTACACCAACGAATTGTATCAAGGGATTGCGGCACAGGTAGCCCAAGCGAATCCAGAAGCCCACAAAGCTATTGAAACTAGTCTAGCTGAACTCATCAAAGTCTGGCCAGCCGCTATCCCACCAGCAAAACCTGTGAAAACACCTGATGAAGTCACCAAGTTAGTCAAAACTATTGAGCTAAACTCGCAAAAGGTGATTGATCAATCCAGCACACAAGCACAAAAATAGATTAATAACTCGGTGGGAGTGATAAACTAACAAGTTTAAAATGAATGAGCAATGAGGCTATTGTTAAAAGTTAAAAGTGAACATTATCTTAGCTTTTAACACCTGTAATCTCTTACTCATGACGACGCTCCATTTCTCAATTGTAATTAACAACTAATGCAAGAGCTTGACCACAAAAAAACGATAGACATTCTCAACGCCATCATGGAGTTTGAACTCGCCGGGGTAGTGCGCTACACACATTATTCCCTGATGGTGACTGGCCCTAACCGTATTCCCATTGTGGCTTTTTTCAAAGCCCAAGCCAGTGAATCTCTACTCCATGCTCAACAAGTAGGAGAAATCCTGACAGGTTTAGATGGACATCCTACCCTAAGAATCACACCAATGGAGGAAACTTATAAGCATTCTGTCAAGGATATTTTGGCAGAAAGCTTGTCTCATGAAAAGAAAGCATTGGAAATGTATAAAACTTTGTTAGATACTGTAACCAATGCCAGTATTTATCTTGAAGAATTCGCTCGGAGCATGATTGGACAAGAAGAACTACACAATCTTGAACTGAAAAAAATGCTGCGCGATTTCAGTTAATAGTCAATAGTCAATAGTCAATAGTCAGAGCTTTAATTCTAGACTGTTGATAATACCTTCGCTAAATATACAAAGTTGGGTTAAGGCAAGAACCCAAGCTACCAAAAAATGGCGAAGGTATTGGTTGACTAATGACCAATAACCAATGACTAATGACTAATGACCAATGACCAATGACCAATGACTAAAAACCATGAACTTTAGTACTGCTCTACCTACTTTTGTTATTACACTCCGAGAAGGAGTAGAAGCTGCTTTAGTGGTGGGAATTGTGTTGGCTTTATTAAAAAAAGCTAAACAATCCCGCCTCAACTCTTGGGTATATGCTGGTGTCGGCGTGGGAATTATCGTCAGCGCTTTGATTGGCGTGCTGTTTAGTTGGATAATTAAAGTTGTGGGTGCAGCCAATCCCCAGTACACAACCACAGTAGAGCCGATGCTAGAAGGCATATTTAGTGTACTAGCGATCGCTATGCTCAGTTGGATGTTAATTTGGATGACTCAGCAAGCCAAATTCATGAAAGCGCAAGTAGAAGGCGCTGTTACTGAAGCATTATCACAAAATGTTCGTGCTGGTTGGGGTGTTTTTAGTTTAGTTTTGGTGGCTGTTCTGCGTGAAGGCTTTGAGACGGTTTTATTCATCGCCGCCAATTTCCAACAGGGATTTGTCCCCACCATAGGCGCGCTTGGAGGGTTGGCAACTGCCGTGGCGATCGGTGTACTCTTATTTAAGTTGGGAGTAAAAATTAATATCCGCCAATTCTTTCAAGTCATGGGGGTTTTCTTAGTACTCATCGTTGCGGGTTTAGTTGTTTCTACTTTGACACATTTTGATGATGCGATCGCTAATTTAGCTCTGAGTAGTCGTGCTTCTGAAAGTCTTTGTTTCTATTACGAACGTTTCACAAAAATTCACTCTTGCATCTTGGGTCCGCTAGTCTGGAATACTCAGAAAATATTGCCAGATGAACAGTTTCCTGGTATTGTTCTCAAATCTTTATTTGGCTATAGAGAACATCTCTATCTCATCCAAGCATTAGGATATCTGATATTTTTACTCACCGTTGGTGGTTTATATTTCCGCAGTTTAAATAGTGGGGCCATGAAATCTAGTAAAAATTTATCAGTTGCTAAACGATGAATTAGTACTGCGAAAGATTAGATAAAATCATCAAATTTTTGAGGCAAAAAACTTAATCCTGGAAATCATTATTAATCCATTCACGTCCTGCTTTTTCAGCTGCTTGGGCGGTAAAATATATTTTGCTTTGTCCAAAGACACTACCACCCAAACTCAGCAACCGAAATTGCCAGCAGTCAGATTCTGTGTAGAAAACCAATAAAGTCAACCCTCGGATACCAACGAGTAGGTGAATTTTAATTTGGTTGTCTGTCATCACTCAATCTGCCATGCCTCGTGAGCAATTTGGCTACTTATTATGACAAACATAGACGCATTATGGCGACTGTACCAGCGATGGTAGATATTTTACATTCCTATTTGATGAGCGAGAATAGAATACCATGATCGACTCATGGCTATCCGCACAGACGGAGATTGGAAAGGGTGGCTAAAATTTTTCCGGCGAGGAATTTATTCTCCGTGAAAAATGACCGTTGACTCTCCTAGCAACTGAGATTTGATCTCGTTTGCATCTAAATCACGACCGATGAAGACTAAGCGGGTTTGTCTTGCTTCTGCTGGTTGCCAAAGGCGATCATAAAATTGATCAAATCGGGTTCCTACACCTTGCATAACTAGACGCATCGGTTTATTTGGTACAGAAACAAAGCCTTTAATTCTGTAAATTTCTTGTTGGTTGGCGATCGCTTGCAACTTTTGTTGTAATTGTTCTGGGTCGAAGGCCTGGTCTAAAATCAGATGGGTAGAAATAATATCTTCATCGTGATCGTGGTCTTCTTCTGTGTCGTGATGGCTGGGACGACTATCTAAATTATCTTCAACGGCAGCTTGTAATCCTAATAATATAGATGGATCGAGTTGACCGCGATCGCTCTCGACAATTTTCACCACTCTGGGCAATTCTTGCTTGACTAATTCTTCAACTTGTGATTTCGTTTTCTCGTCTATCAAATCAGTTTTACTCAACACCACCAAATCGGCACAAGCTAGTTGATCTTCAAACAATTCTTGTAATGGTGTTTCATGTTCTAGACTATCATCAGCTTGGCGTTGGGAAGCGATCGCCTCTAAATCACTGGCAAATGTCCCCGATGCAACAGCCGCACAATCTACCACTGTCACCACTGCATCTACTGTGGCAGCATTGCGAATTTCTTGCCAACGAAAAGCCTTGACCAATGGTTTGGGTAAAGCTAAACCAGAAGTTTCAATGACAATACAGTCAATGCGATCGCGCCGTTTGAGTAGCTGTTGCATCGTCGGGTAAAACTCCTCTTGGACGGTACAGCATAAACAGCCGTTAGTCAGTTCAAAAATATTACTCCCCTCAGTTTCATCCTCTGGGCAAACTTGGCAGGATTTCAACAACTCGCCATCAATACCCAGTTCGCCAAATTCGTTGACTAACACAGCAATGCGACGACCTTGGTTGTTTTGCAAGAGATGGCGAATTAGGCTAGTTTTACCACTACCTAAAAAGCCGGTAATTACTGTAACAGGAATCTTGGTTGCCATTATTTGATCAGTATTTAATACAGCAGCGATAAATTAAGCCTCTTTGCATTTTGCCTGATCTCTCGGTAGATTGAAAGCTAACTTTTCCCCGTTAATTACTTGGACACAATTAATTACACGTGAGTTCGACGACTGGAAAAACCCCTCTCCAAACCTCTCACGCCAGTTTGCTCAAGTCGGGAAACCCGCCCACGCAACTGGCTCCCCTGCAAGGAGAGAGGCTTTAAAAGCTTAATTTTTCGTTGATACGTGATGCTCTTTGCTCCCCTCTCCGCGTCGGAGAGGGGCTGGGGGTGAGGTCAAAATCTTGTGCATCGAACTCACGTTAATTACACAGATTCTCTACCTATTGCCTATTGCCTATTGCCTATTGCCTGTTCCCTTGACAGACAAAGCAAGGTAAAATATGACAGTTGTATTCTGCCGCGAACGTTGATTGAGCGTTATACTTTGCCCGAAATGGGCAACCTGTGGACTGAGGCTTATAAGTTCAAAACCTGGCTCCAGGTAGAAATTGCAGTTTGTGAAGCCCAAGCGGAACTGGGTTATATTCCCTCTGATGCTGTTGAGGAAATTAAAGCTAAAGCAGATTTTGATCCGCAGCGAGTCTTAGAGATAGAAGCGGAAGTCCGCCACGATGTCATTGCCTTTTTGACCAATGTCAATGAGTATGTAGGTGATGCTGGACGTTATATTCACCTGGGCTTGACTAGTTCGGATGTCCTTGATACAGCGTTGGCACTACAATTAGTTGCTAGTTTGGATGTCTTGGCGCAACGCCTGGAAGATTTGATTCAGGTAATTCGCCAGAAGGCACGAGAACACCGTTATACAGTAATGATTGGGCGATCGCACGGTATTCACGCCGAACCAATCACTTTTGGCTTTAAACTGGCTGGTTGGTTGGCAGAAGTACTAAGACACCAACAACGGCTGCAAATTCTCCGGGAAACTATTGCTGTCGGCAAGATTTCTGGGGCTGTGGGAACCTATGCTAATATTGAACCCCGCGTTGAAGCGATCGCTTGTGCAAAACTCGGACTTAAACCCGATACAGCTTCTACACAAGTGATTTCCCGCGATATCCATGCTGATTTTGTCCAACAATTAGCCCTCATCGCCGCTTCTATTGAACGCTTTGCTGTGGAAATTCGCAATCTCCAAAAAACAGACGTTCTGGAAGTTGAGGAATTTTTCTCTAAGGGGCAAAAAGGCTCTAGTGCCATGCCTCACAAGCGTAACCCCATCCGTTCCGAACGGCTGACAGGTATGGCGCGACTAATTAGAAGTCACGCTGGTGCGGCCTTAGAAGATGTGGCTTTGTGGCATGAACGAGATATTTCTCACAGTTCTGTGGAACGGGTGGTTTTACCAGATGCTTGTATTTTGACGCATTTTATGCTAAAGGAAGTCACGGATTTGGTGAAAAACCTGTTAGTCTATCCCGAAAATATGGCGCGAAACCTCAACTGTTATGGTGGGGTTGTGTTTAGTCAGAAAGTGCTACTAGCCTTGATAGACAAAGGATTGAACCGCGAAGAAGCTTATGCGATCGTTCAACAAAATGCCCATGCGGCGTGGAACAAACCAGAAGGTAACTTCCATGACTTGATTAGTCAAGATGCCCGTGTGACTCAAAAGCTATCACCAGCAGAACTTGCCGTGTGTTTTGACCCTCAACAGCATCTCAAACATTTAGAGCAAATTTATCACCGTTTAGACATTTAATCTTTGTGTCAATTCCTGTAGAGACGTTGCATTGCAACGTCTCTACACAATCATTTCCTCATTACGCTGCTTTTTGCCAAGATAATATGCCAACTGTCCTTCAATTAGATACGATTGATGCTAGATAATGGGAAAGCTTTGACATTCACTAGCCAATCTAGCCCGGAAGAACAGATTAACAATTATGCGAACTCACTATTGCGGCGAACTCCGAAAAGAGAATATTGGAGAAACTGTTACCTTATATGGATGGGTAGACCGTCGCCGCGATCATGGGGGCGTGATATTCTTAGATTTGCGCGATCGCTCTGGCACTGTCCAAATTGTCAGCGATCCTCAACGCACCCCAAATTCTTACGAGCAAGCTAATGCTCTGCGTAATGAATACGTCGTCGAAATTACTGGTAGGGTAACACAACGTCCAGAAGAATCTCTGAATACGCGCATCCCCACAGGCGAGATAGAAATCTATGCCGATAAAATTGCTTTGCTGAACGGTGTCCGCAAACAGTTACCGTTCCAAGTGTCCAGTGCCGATACGGAGTCAGTGCGGGAAGACTTGCGGCTAAAATATCGTTACCTGGACTTGCGACGCGATCGCATGGCGCGTAATATGCAGCTACGTCATCAAGTCGTCAAATCAATGCGGCGCTACTTGGAGGATGTAGAAGGTTTTATGGAAATTGAAACCCCCATCCTGACTCGTTCTACCCCAGAAGGCGCACGGGACTATGTTTTACCCAGTCGCGTCAACCCTGGTGAGTGGTTTGCCTTACCCCAATCTCCCCAGTTATTTAAACAGATACTCATGGTATCGGGGATGGATAGATACTACCAAATTGCTCGCTGCTTTCGTGACGAAGATTTACGCGCTGACAGACAACCAGAATTTACGCAGTTGGACATGGAAATGAGTTTCATGTCTCAAGAAGAAATTATCGAACTGAACGAAAAGTTAGTTTGTCATATCTTCAAAACTGTGAAGGGAATTGAGTTACATCGTCCATTCCCCCGTCTTACCTATGCCGAAGGGATGGAACGGTATGGTAGCGATAAACCAGATACTCGTTATGGGTTGGAATTGGTTAACGTTTCCGACGTGATGAAAGACTCTGGTTTTAAAGTCTTTCGGGAGGCTGTAGCTAATGGGGGGATTGTGAAAATTCTGCCCATTCCCAACGGTAATGAACAAATTTCTAATGTTCGCATCAAGCCAGGTGGTGATTTATTTAAAGAAGCTAGCGAAGCTGGTGCGAAAGGTTTAGCTTTCATCCGGGTGCGAGAGGATGGAGAAATTGACACCATCGGAGCGATTAAAGATAACTTGACAGATGCCCAAAAGCAAGAAATCTTGCAGCGCACAGATGCCAAACCAGGACATTTGTTATTGTTTGGGGCTGGTGATGCGGTGACTGTGAATAAAACTTTAGATAGATTACGACAGGCGATCGCTAAAGAGTTTGGTTTAATTGATCCAGATAAAATTAACTTACTCTGGATTGTGGATTTCCCCATGTTTGAGTGGAATGCTGACGAAAAGCGGCTAGAAGCACTCCACCATCCCTTCACCGCACCACACCCAGATGATTTGCATGACTTAAAAACTGCCCGCGCCCAAGCCTACGACTTAGTATTCAACGGCTTTGAAGTTGGTGGTGGTAGTCTGCGGATTTATCAACGGGACATTCAAGAACAGGTGTTTGAAAACATCGGTTTATCTCCGGAAGAAGCACAAAATAAATTTGGCTTTTTACTAGAAGCGTTTGAATATGGTACACCGCCTCATGGTGGCATTGCCTACGGTGTAGATCGTTTGGTAATGTTACTAGCTGAGGAAGAATCTATTCGAGATGTCATCGCTTTTCCGAAGACACAACAAGCACGTTGTCTATTAACAGATGCACCTTCTAGTGTAGATGTCAAGCAGTTGAAAGAATTACAGGTGACTTCGACTTACAAACCCAAGCCATCTTAACAAAGTCGCAATGGACTAACGTCCTGCTACGCTGTTTTCATGCCCAAAGGGCTATACGCCAATGAGGGTGTTGTCACGGGAATCTTACCCTGCCACAACACTCATCACTTTTAGGTGAAAATCCCACCCCTTATGGGCGGCTTGGTTCTTTCTGTTCCCCATTTCCTGTAACCTGTAACCTGTAACCTATTCCCTAGATTATGGAAGCAAGCTTTTTGAGTGCGGTTGTTTTACCTATAGCCTTGGCTATCATTATGCTAGGAATGGGTTTATCTCTTGTACCAGAAGATTTCCAACGTGTCAAAAAGTATCCCAAAGCTGTCTCAATTGGCTTGATCAGTCAGTTAGTTTTTTTACCTATGATTGGTTTTGTCATTGCTAAAGTTGTACCTATGCAACCTGCGATCGCTATGGGGTTAATGATCGTCGCACTGTGTCCAGGTGGGGTATCTTCAAATATAATTACATTCCTTGCTAAAGGTGATGTTGCACTCTCAGTCACGCTAACAGCTTTTAGCAGTGTGATTACAGTATTTACTATTCCGGTGTTGGGAAACCTAGCATACCAGCACTTCATTGGACAAACTGCGGCGATCGCTCTACCCATTGGTGCTACAATAGTGCAAATTTTTCTGATGACGCTTCTGCCTATAGGGTTAGGAATGGGGGTGCGGCAGATATTTCCAGAAATGGCCCGTCGTCTGGAAAAAGTGACTAGCAGCCTAGCAGTTGCTTTACTAGCAGCAATTATTCTCGTGCTGATTATTCGTGAGTGGAACCGTATCCCTGGCTTTATTCTCCAAGTTGGAGTTGGCGTGGTGCTGTTGAATACTATCTCAATGTTGGTGGGGTTTTATGTGAGCAAGTTATTTAACCTCAATTCTCCCCAGCAAATCTGCATTGCGATTGAGGTGGGGATTCAAAATGGCACACTAGCGATCGCAATTACCGCCGGATTACTCAACAATCCTGAGATGGCAATACCAGCCGCAATTTACAGTTTATTTATGAATGTGACAGGATTGATTGCTATTAGCTACGGGAGAAAGTTGGCTGCTACCAAATCGCTTCAGCAACCTTTAGAGAGTAAGGTTTAGCATGAGGAGAAAGCTTATTCAGAGGACTTTTGCCATCAATTTCTTAGAGGACGTTGGAAAAGTCTGTTTCTTTGTCATGTTGAATGCAGCGTAGCGGAATGAAACATCTCGGTATGTGCCACAAAACCTAGATTCTTCCTTGCGCTCCGCTCCAGTCAGAATGACATTTTTATACCTACTGAAACTTTTCCAACACCCTCTTAGAGGATCATAGGACTTATACCAATTTCCTTTAAATGTGAATGGTAGAGACGTTGCAATGCAACGTCTCTACATAATTTATGCGATTGACTTGAATAGCACTCCCTAGCTCAATTTAGTGCTGGTTCTGCTAACACCTTCTCAGTTTTCTGCTTGAGGACAGTTGGTAATTCACTGGTTAACGGCTCACCTTCAACTATTTGCGAACGGAAACCATCAGGCCCAACTGGAACATCGCCAGTGATGGTGGTGCGATAGAGTACGCGCTCAACTTCTATATGATCTAAATCCTGGGGAGCTAAATGTGAGGTGGCGCGGTTATCCCAGAATGCGATATCACCATTGTGCCAACGGAAACGGGTAGTATAGGCTGGCTTAGTGATTTGGTTGAAGAACAACTCTAGCAGCAGCTCGCTTTCTTGTGGTGACACATCCAGAATGTGAGATGTGAAACCAGGATTGACAAACAATGCACGTTCACCTGTTTCTGGATGAACCCGCACGACTGGGTGAATTGACACCAGTGGGTTAGCAGCAATTCGTTGAGCGAGTTTGCTATTACTGGGAATTCGTAAACGAGCATTGAACCGATGTTCTGCTTTTAATTCATCTGCTAGTTTCCGTAGAGGTTCTGATAGACCCTCATAGGCTGCAACTAGATTAGTCCACTGTGTATCACCACCAATGCTGGGGACATTCACCGCCCGCAAAATAGACCCCGCCGGTGGGTTAACAACTGCTGTCACATCAGTATGCCAACGGCTTTCGTAGCTGGAACGGCGCAAACCATTACGGCGTTCGTAGCGACTGCGGTCAATTGGTAGTATTTGTGCAAAGCCTTCGATTGGCTCATCTTCGTGGGGATGTGCATAGGTTACTTCACCAAAACGAGATGTGAACGCAATCTGGGCAGCATGGTCAATATTCTGACCACGAAAGAAAATGACTTTCCACTTTAACCATGCTTGACGAATTTCCGCAACTGCTTCATCGTGCAGAGGACGTGACAAGTCTATGCCACTGATCTCTGCACCGATGAAACCAGCTACGGGTTTGACTTCAATATGCTTGTTGCTCATATAAATCTCCAGGATTTTACTCCATATATGCTGTGTTGGCACTCGTTCACTTCCTGGGTGTGGCAGTTAAATACCAGCAATATCTCGGAGGAAGCGATCAAGCCATAAGTATTATACGGTAAATTGATAGGATTACCGTATTTTGTTTTGTAAATATCCCTAAATAAACCAAAAATAACCTCGATTTGTGCAAAAAATCGAGGTTCGGAGGCTTTTAATATGGGCAAATTGCCTTTAAATTTAGTCAGGAATTGGCTGTGAGGAAATTTAGGGGTGTAAGGTGAGAAGGTATCATAAGTAATAGAGCATAATTGAGAGAGTGGGGCAATGAAATCAGGATTTATTCAACCTCTAAGCTGTATAACACTGAGTATCATCACAACGATGAGTGTATTGCCTCCAGCCACAGCCCAGGAACAGTCGCCAGAAAAACTCGCCTGTCAGGAAACTTTAAGCAACACCGAAAAACAACCGCGACAAAAACAATTACAAAAACAGGCACAATTTGCAGATCCGCAACAAGAGCGATCGCAATTAATCCAACAAGCCAATGAGCTATACTTTCAAGGTAACTTCCCCGGTGCAGAAGCTA
Coding sequences within it:
- a CDS encoding TauD/TfdA family dioxygenase, producing the protein MSNKHIEVKPVAGFIGAEISGIDLSRPLHDEAVAEIRQAWLKWKVIFFRGQNIDHAAQIAFTSRFGEVTYAHPHEDEPIEGFAQILPIDRSRYERRNGLRRSSYESRWHTDVTAVVNPPAGSILRAVNVPSIGGDTQWTNLVAAYEGLSEPLRKLADELKAEHRFNARLRIPSNSKLAQRIAANPLVSIHPVVRVHPETGERALFVNPGFTSHILDVSPQESELLLELFFNQITKPAYTTRFRWHNGDIAFWDNRATSHLAPQDLDHIEVERVLYRTTITGDVPVGPDGFRSQIVEGEPLTSELPTVLKQKTEKVLAEPALN